One genomic region from Cydia amplana chromosome Z, ilCydAmpl1.1, whole genome shotgun sequence encodes:
- the LOC134661155 gene encoding zinc finger Ran-binding domain-containing protein 2, whose amino-acid sequence MNEAAGDWICSDPSCGNINFARRVSCYRCNKDKPDGGKAFKKKLGTEIGKSAAEKSRGLFNADDWQCNKCANVNWARRTTCNVCNAPKFGEVEARTGYGGGYNERGVVEYRRREPSSDDEYDEFGRKKRKRKLDTQNTSKASTASGEGDAEDAEAEAEAEAGAGDEGDEEESGDDADLSKYDLWGSDDEKAQSSKTETTDQAKDGNGAEAGSDEAEKNGKSETLDNKAAKRRSRSSSSSSSSSSSSSSSRSSADAPKNKFDDFNLNSERESPQASPPGRRSRSPHGRGSSSRRKTHSRDSRSHDSGRDKKVRSRRGSRSRSRSRPARKERRYSRDAAAGHYPARGRHR is encoded by the exons ATGAACGAAGCCGCGGGGGATTGGATTTGTAGCGATCCGAGTTGTGGTAACATAAATTTTGCGCGTCGAGTATCATGTTATCGTTGTAATAAAGACAAACCCGATGGAGGGAAAGCGTTTAAAAAGAAACTTGGTACGGAAATTGGAAAATCGGCTGCAGAAAAGTCTCGCGGCTTATTCAACGCCGATGATTGGCAATGCAATAAATGTGCGAATGTAAACTGGGCCCGGCGTACGACGTGCAACGTCTGCAATGCCCCGAAGTTCGGTGAA GTGGAGGCGCGAACCGGCTACGGCGGAGGGTACAATGAGCGCGGAGTGGTCGAGTACCGCCGCCGAGAGCCTTCTTCTGATGACGAATATGATGAATTTGGAAGAAAAAAGAGGAAACGCAAATTAGACACGCAGAATACG AGCAAAGCGTCGACGGCCTCTGGCGAGGGCGATGCCGAGGACGCGGAGGCGGAGGCGGAGGCGGAGGCGGGCGCGGGCGACGAAGGCGACGAGGAGGAGTCCGGCGACGACGCCGACCTCTCCAAGTACGACTTGTGGGGCAGCGACGACGAGAAGGCTCAGTCTTCTAAAACAG AAACTACTGACCAAGCTAAAGATGGGAACGGAGCAGAAGCCGGATCGGACGAGGCGGAGAAAAATGGCAAATCTGAAACACTGGATAATAAAGCTGCCAAACGAAG ATCGCGAAGTTCCTCTTCGTCGTCGAGCTCGTCCTCCAGCTCTAGCTCGAGCCGCAGCTCCGCGGATGCTCCCAAAAACAA GTTCGACGACTTCAACTTAAACAGCGAGCGCGAGTCGCCGCAGGCGTCGCCGCCGGGGCGCCGCTCGCGCTCGCCACACGGCCGCGGCTCCAGCTCGCGTCGCAAGACACACTCGCGCGACTCCAG AAGTCATGATTCGGGGCGCGACAAGAAGGTACGGTCGCGGCGCGGCAGCCGGTCGCGCTCGCGCTCGCGGCCCGCGCGCAAGGAGCGCCGCTACAGCCGCGACGCCGCCGCCGGTCACTACCCCGCGCGCGGAAGACATCGATAA